A region from the Citrobacter telavivensis genome encodes:
- the apbC gene encoding iron-sulfur cluster carrier protein ApbC gives MNAQSQAKSPETLRAMVAGTLANFQHPTLKHNLTTLKALHHVAWMDDTLHVELVMPFVWHSAFEVLKEQCSADLLRITGAKAIDWKLSHNIATLKRVKNQPGVNGVKNIIAVSSGKGGVGKSSTAVNLALALAAEGAKVGILDADIYGPSIPTMLGAENQRPTSPDGTHMAPIVSHGLATNSIGYLVTDDNAMVWRGPMASKALMQMLQETLWPDLDYLVLDMPPGTGDIQLTLAQNIPVTGAVVVTTPQDIALIDAKKGIVMFEKVEVPVLGIVENMSMHICSNCGHHEPIFGTGGAQKLAEQYHTQLLGQMPLHISLREDLDRGTPTVVSRPDSDFTVMYRELAGRVAAQLYWQGEVGDAANLLI, from the coding sequence ATGAACGCACAATCCCAGGCCAAATCACCAGAGACCCTGCGCGCGATGGTCGCCGGGACGCTGGCGAATTTTCAGCACCCCACCCTGAAGCATAATCTGACGACGCTGAAGGCGTTGCACCACGTCGCCTGGATGGATGACACGCTGCACGTTGAACTGGTCATGCCGTTCGTCTGGCACAGTGCATTTGAGGTGTTAAAAGAGCAATGTAGCGCCGACCTGTTGCGTATCACCGGTGCGAAGGCGATAGACTGGAAGCTTTCTCACAATATTGCCACCCTGAAGCGTGTGAAAAATCAGCCGGGCGTGAATGGCGTGAAGAACATTATCGCCGTCAGCTCTGGCAAAGGCGGCGTGGGCAAATCGTCGACTGCGGTAAACCTGGCGTTGGCACTGGCGGCAGAAGGGGCGAAAGTAGGGATTCTGGACGCCGACATTTATGGTCCGTCGATCCCAACCATGCTGGGTGCGGAAAACCAGCGTCCCACCTCGCCGGATGGCACGCATATGGCGCCGATCGTGTCTCACGGGCTGGCGACGAACTCCATCGGCTATCTGGTCACGGATGATAACGCGATGGTCTGGCGTGGGCCGATGGCCAGCAAAGCGCTGATGCAGATGCTACAGGAGACGCTGTGGCCGGATCTGGATTACCTCGTGCTGGATATGCCGCCAGGCACCGGCGACATTCAACTGACCCTGGCGCAAAACATTCCGGTCACGGGAGCCGTCGTGGTCACCACGCCGCAGGATATCGCGCTGATCGACGCCAAAAAAGGCATCGTCATGTTTGAAAAAGTTGAAGTGCCTGTGCTGGGCATTGTCGAAAACATGAGCATGCATATCTGCAGCAACTGTGGTCATCATGAGCCTATCTTTGGTACCGGCGGCGCGCAGAAACTGGCTGAGCAGTATCACACGCAACTGTTGGGGCAGATGCCGCTGCATATCAGTCTGCGTGAAGATCTCGATCGCGGGACGCCGACCGTTGTCAGTCGTCCGGACAGTGATTTCACCGTAATGTATCGCGAACTGGCGGGACGTGTTGCCGCGCAGCTTTACTGGCAGGGTGAAGTCGGTGATGCTGCCAACTTACTGATTTAG
- a CDS encoding DUF1456 family protein translates to MLSNDILRSLRYTLKVNNNDMVRILALADMESTSANFDTWMTKEDEEGFVRCPDIILSGFLNGLIYEKRGKDDSAPELALERRVNNNTVLKKLRIAFSLKTDDIQAIMTQQNVRVSMPEITAMMRSVDHKNYRECGDQFMRYFLRGLAVRLHGNKD, encoded by the coding sequence ATGCTTAGTAACGATATTCTTCGTAGCCTGCGCTACACCCTGAAAGTTAATAATAACGACATGGTGCGCATTCTTGCGCTCGCCGACATGGAATCCACCTCTGCGAATTTCGACACCTGGATGACCAAAGAAGATGAAGAGGGTTTTGTCCGCTGCCCGGATATTATTCTCTCCGGATTTCTGAATGGTCTGATCTACGAGAAGCGCGGCAAAGATGATTCAGCGCCTGAACTGGCGCTTGAGCGTCGGGTGAACAACAACACGGTGCTGAAAAAGCTGCGTATCGCCTTTTCGCTCAAAACGGATGATATTCAGGCGATCATGACCCAGCAGAACGTTCGCGTTTCAATGCCGGAAATTACCGCCATGATGCGTTCTGTCGATCATAAAAACTACCGCGAGTGCGGCGATCAGTTTATGCGTTATTTCCTGCGTGGACTGGCTGTGCGTCTGCACGGCAATAAAGACTAA
- the metG gene encoding methionine--tRNA ligase produces MTQVAKKILVTCALPYANGSIHLGHMLEHIQADVWVRYQRMRGHEVNFICADDAHGTPIMLKAQQLGITPEQMIGEMSQEHQTDFAGFNISYDNYHSTHSDENRELSELIYTRLKENGFIKNRTISQLYDPEKGMFLPDRFVKGTCPKCKSPDQYGDNCEVCGATYSPTELIEPKSVVSGATPVMRDSEHFFFDLPSFSEMLQAWTRSGALQEQVANKMQEWFESGLQQWDISRDAPYFGFEIPNAPGKYFYVWLDAPIGYMGSFKNLCDKRGDTVSFDEYWKKDSAAELYHFIGKDIVYFHSLFWPAMLEGSNFRKPTNLFVHGYVTVNGAKMSKSRGTFIKASTWLNHFDADSLRYYYTAKLSSRIDDIDLNLEDFVQRVNTDIVNKVVNLASRNAGFISKRFDGVLASELADPALYKTFTDAATVIGEAWESREFGKAIREIMALADVANRYVDEQAPWVVAKQEGRDADLQAICSMGINLFRVLMTYLKPVLPTLSERVEAFLNTELRWDTITQPLLAHKVNTFKALYNRIDMKQVEALVEASKEEVKAMTAPVTGPLADFPIQETISFDDFAKVDLRVALIENAEFVDGSDKLLRLTLDLGGEKRNVFSGIRSAYPDPQVLIGRHTIMVANLAPRKMRFGISEGMVMAAGPGGKDIFLLSPDEGAKPGHQVK; encoded by the coding sequence ATGACTCAAGTCGCGAAGAAAATTCTGGTAACGTGCGCACTGCCGTACGCCAACGGCTCAATCCACCTCGGCCATATGCTGGAGCACATCCAGGCTGATGTCTGGGTCCGTTACCAGCGAATGCGCGGCCACGAGGTCAACTTCATCTGCGCCGACGACGCCCACGGCACGCCAATCATGCTGAAAGCACAGCAGCTTGGCATCACCCCGGAGCAGATGATTGGGGAAATGAGTCAGGAACACCAGACGGATTTCGCCGGGTTCAACATCAGCTATGACAACTACCACTCCACGCACAGCGATGAGAATCGGGAACTGTCTGAGCTTATCTATACCCGTCTGAAAGAGAACGGTTTTATTAAGAACCGCACCATCTCTCAGCTCTACGATCCGGAAAAAGGCATGTTCCTGCCGGACCGTTTTGTGAAAGGCACCTGCCCGAAATGTAAATCTCCGGATCAATACGGCGACAACTGTGAAGTGTGCGGCGCGACCTACAGCCCGACTGAACTGATCGAGCCGAAATCCGTGGTGTCTGGCGCAACGCCGGTGATGCGTGACTCTGAACACTTCTTCTTTGACCTGCCCTCTTTCAGCGAAATGCTGCAGGCGTGGACCCGCAGCGGCGCGCTGCAGGAGCAGGTTGCGAACAAAATGCAGGAATGGTTTGAATCTGGCCTGCAACAGTGGGATATCTCCCGCGATGCGCCTTACTTTGGTTTTGAAATCCCGAATGCGCCAGGTAAATATTTCTATGTCTGGCTGGATGCCCCGATCGGCTACATGGGCTCTTTCAAAAACCTGTGCGACAAGCGCGGTGATACCGTCAGCTTTGACGAATACTGGAAGAAAGATTCTGCTGCCGAGCTGTATCACTTCATCGGTAAAGATATCGTCTACTTCCACAGCCTGTTCTGGCCGGCCATGCTGGAAGGCAGCAACTTCCGCAAGCCGACTAACCTGTTCGTGCATGGTTATGTCACCGTCAACGGCGCGAAGATGTCCAAATCTCGCGGCACCTTTATTAAGGCCAGCACCTGGCTGAACCATTTTGACGCCGACAGCCTGCGCTACTACTACACCGCGAAACTCTCTTCACGCATTGATGATATCGACCTGAATCTGGAAGATTTCGTGCAGCGCGTGAACACTGACATCGTCAACAAGGTGGTTAACCTCGCCTCCCGTAACGCCGGCTTTATCAGCAAGCGTTTTGATGGCGTGCTGGCTTCTGAACTGGCCGATCCCGCGCTTTATAAAACCTTTACCGACGCAGCGACTGTCATTGGCGAAGCCTGGGAAAGTCGAGAATTCGGCAAAGCGATTCGTGAAATCATGGCGCTGGCGGATGTCGCAAACCGTTATGTGGACGAGCAGGCACCATGGGTTGTGGCGAAACAGGAAGGTCGCGACGCCGATCTGCAGGCGATTTGCTCAATGGGCATCAACCTGTTCCGCGTGCTGATGACGTATCTGAAACCGGTTCTGCCAACCCTGAGCGAGCGCGTTGAAGCGTTCCTCAATACGGAACTGCGCTGGGATACAATTACGCAACCGCTGCTGGCGCACAAGGTGAACACCTTCAAAGCGCTGTATAACCGTATCGACATGAAGCAGGTTGAAGCGCTGGTTGAAGCGTCTAAGGAAGAGGTCAAAGCCATGACCGCTCCGGTGACCGGTCCGCTGGCAGACTTCCCGATTCAGGAAACCATTAGTTTTGATGATTTCGCCAAAGTCGATCTGCGCGTGGCGCTGATTGAAAACGCCGAATTCGTTGACGGTTCCGACAAGCTGCTGCGCCTGACGCTGGACCTGGGCGGCGAGAAGCGCAACGTCTTCTCCGGCATTCGTTCAGCCTATCCGGATCCGCAGGTACTGATTGGCCGTCATACGATCATGGTGGCAAACCTGGCACCGCGTAAAATGCGCTTCGGCATCTCTGAAGGGATGGTGATGGCGGCGGGTCCTGGCGGGAAAGATATCTTCCTGCTGAGCCCGGATGAAGGCGCGAAGCCTGGACATCAGGTTAAATAA
- the yehT gene encoding two-component system response regulator BtsR, with amino-acid sequence MIKVLIVDDEPLARENLRILLQEQSDIEIVGECANAVEAIGAVHRLHPDVLFLDIQMPRISGLEMVGMLDPEHRPYIVFLTAFDEYAIKAFEEHAFDYLLKPIEEARLEKTLSRLRQERSKQDVSVLPENQQSLKFIPCSGHSRIYLLQMDDVAFVSSRMSGVFVTSSEGKEGFTELTLRTLESRTPLLRCHRQYLVNMAQLQEIRLEDNGQAELILRNGLTVPVSRRYLKSLKEAIGL; translated from the coding sequence ATGATTAAGGTGCTGATTGTGGATGATGAGCCGTTAGCGCGGGAAAATCTGCGGATCTTGTTACAGGAACAAAGTGATATTGAGATCGTGGGTGAGTGCGCCAACGCCGTTGAAGCGATTGGCGCGGTGCATCGACTGCATCCGGACGTGCTGTTTCTGGATATTCAAATGCCGCGTATCAGCGGGCTGGAAATGGTCGGTATGCTTGACCCGGAGCATCGTCCGTATATTGTTTTTCTGACCGCCTTTGACGAATACGCGATAAAGGCTTTTGAAGAGCATGCCTTTGATTATCTTCTGAAACCGATAGAAGAGGCGAGGCTGGAGAAAACCCTCAGTCGTCTGCGCCAGGAGCGGAGCAAGCAGGACGTGTCGGTGCTGCCGGAAAACCAGCAGTCGCTGAAGTTCATCCCCTGTAGCGGGCACAGCAGGATCTATCTGCTGCAAATGGATGATGTCGCCTTTGTCAGCAGCCGCATGAGCGGCGTGTTTGTGACCAGCAGCGAAGGCAAAGAAGGCTTTACGGAACTGACGCTCAGAACACTGGAAAGCCGCACGCCATTGTTGCGCTGCCATCGACAGTATTTGGTTAACATGGCGCAGTTACAGGAAATTCGCCTGGAAGATAACGGTCAGGCAGAGCTGATACTACGCAACGGGTTAACCGTTCCGGTCAGCCGCCGCTATCTGAAAAGTTTGAAAGAGGCGATTGGCCTGTAA
- a CDS encoding DUF1307 domain-containing protein has product MKALNTFFSVVFASVLVFSLAGCGDKEESKTFKADVNGTEIVMTYTYKGDKVIKQTSQNKINFASIGVKTKEDAAKILDPISAKYQNIPGVEEKLTYKDGYAEETVSVDMEKVDFKKLQGVTGTQFSGDPSNGISMKQSQKMLEASGFKEVK; this is encoded by the coding sequence ATGAAAGCATTAAATACGTTTTTTTCGGTAGTTTTCGCGTCAGTTCTCGTTTTCTCTCTGGCTGGATGTGGCGACAAGGAAGAAAGCAAAACATTCAAAGCGGATGTCAATGGTACTGAGATCGTAATGACCTATACCTACAAGGGTGACAAAGTCATTAAGCAGACCTCACAAAACAAAATCAACTTTGCCTCTATCGGGGTAAAAACCAAAGAAGACGCGGCGAAGATCCTTGATCCGATCAGTGCAAAATATCAAAACATTCCCGGCGTGGAAGAGAAGCTGACCTATAAGGATGGCTACGCTGAAGAAACCGTCTCTGTTGACATGGAGAAGGTTGACTTTAAAAAGCTGCAGGGTGTGACGGGTACTCAATTCTCTGGTGACCCGAGCAACGGTATCAGCATGAAGCAGAGCCAGAAAATGCTGGAAGCCTCAGGCTTTAAAGAAGTGAAATAA
- a CDS encoding GAF domain-containing protein, with protein MYDFNLVLLLLQQMCVFLVIAWLMSKTRLFIPLMQVTVRLPHKLLCYVTFSIFCILGTYFGLHIDDSIANTRAIGAVMGGLLGGPVVGGLVGLTGGLHRYSMGGMTALSCMISTIVEGLLGGLVHSVLTRRGRTDKVFNPLTAGAITFVAEMVQMLIILLIARPFDDAYRLVSNIAAPMMVTNTVGAALFMRILLDKRAMFEKYTSAFSSTALKVAASTEGILRQGFNEVNSMKVAQVLYQELDIGAVAITDRERLLAFTGIGDDHHLPGRPISSSYTLRAIETGEVVYADGNEVPYRCSLHPQCKLGSTLVIPLRGENQRVMGTIKLYEAKNRLFSSINRTLGEGIAQLLSAQILAGQYERQKAMLTQSEIKLLHAQVNPHFLFNALNTIKAVVRRDSEQASQLVQDLSTFFRKNLKRPSEIVTLADEIEHVNAYLQIEKARFQARLQVSLNVPDALAHQQLPAFTLQPIVENAIKHGTSQLLGTGEVSITARQEGQYLMLDIEDNAGLYQPTTNVSGLGMNLVDKRLRERFGDDYGISVVCEPDSFTRITLRLPLEETHD; from the coding sequence ATGTACGATTTTAATCTGGTGTTGCTGCTGCTTCAGCAGATGTGCGTGTTCCTGGTTATTGCATGGTTGATGAGTAAAACGCGTTTATTCATACCGTTGATGCAGGTAACCGTTCGCTTACCCCATAAGTTGCTCTGTTACGTCACCTTCTCTATTTTCTGTATCCTCGGCACCTATTTTGGTCTGCACATTGATGATTCCATCGCCAACACGCGCGCGATTGGCGCGGTGATGGGCGGTCTGCTCGGCGGACCGGTCGTCGGTGGACTGGTGGGGCTAACCGGGGGTCTGCACCGCTATTCGATGGGCGGCATGACCGCGCTCAGTTGTATGATCTCCACCATTGTCGAAGGACTGCTGGGCGGTCTGGTGCACAGCGTGCTGACGCGGCGGGGACGCACCGATAAAGTCTTCAATCCGCTGACGGCAGGGGCGATCACGTTTGTCGCCGAAATGGTACAGATGCTGATCATTTTGCTGATCGCCCGGCCGTTTGACGATGCTTACCGGCTGGTCAGCAATATCGCCGCCCCGATGATGGTCACCAACACCGTTGGCGCGGCGCTGTTTATGCGTATTTTGCTCGACAAGCGCGCGATGTTTGAAAAATACACCTCTGCGTTTTCCTCCACCGCGCTGAAAGTAGCGGCCTCCACCGAAGGTATCCTGCGCCAGGGATTCAACGAAGTGAACAGCATGAAGGTGGCGCAGGTGCTGTATCAGGAACTCGATATCGGCGCGGTGGCGATTACCGATCGCGAGCGGCTGTTGGCCTTTACCGGGATTGGCGACGATCACCATTTGCCGGGCAGGCCTATCTCTTCCAGCTACACGCTACGGGCCATCGAGACGGGCGAGGTCGTATATGCTGACGGCAACGAAGTGCCGTACCGCTGTTCGCTGCATCCGCAGTGCAAACTTGGTTCTACGCTGGTTATCCCATTACGCGGTGAAAACCAACGGGTGATGGGGACCATCAAGCTGTATGAAGCAAAAAACCGACTCTTCAGTTCCATTAACCGAACGCTGGGTGAGGGGATTGCTCAGCTACTCTCCGCGCAGATCCTCGCCGGGCAATATGAACGTCAGAAAGCGATGCTGACTCAGTCAGAAATCAAGCTGCTGCATGCGCAGGTTAATCCGCATTTTCTGTTTAATGCGCTCAACACCATTAAGGCGGTGGTGCGCCGCGACAGTGAACAGGCGAGCCAACTGGTGCAGGATCTCTCTACCTTCTTTCGCAAAAACTTAAAGCGCCCGTCGGAGATCGTCACGCTTGCCGACGAAATTGAGCACGTGAATGCCTATCTGCAAATTGAGAAAGCGCGATTCCAGGCGCGGCTGCAGGTGAGTTTAAACGTGCCGGATGCGCTGGCGCATCAGCAGTTGCCGGCCTTCACTCTGCAACCCATTGTCGAAAACGCCATTAAGCACGGGACGTCACAGCTGCTGGGGACGGGAGAGGTGTCTATCACCGCCCGTCAGGAAGGGCAGTACCTGATGCTGGATATTGAAGATAACGCCGGGTTGTACCAGCCCACCACGAATGTCAGCGGTCTGGGCATGAATCTGGTGGATAAACGCCTGCGCGAACGGTTTGGCGATGACTACGGTATTAGCGTGGTCTGCGAACCGGATAGCTTTACCCGAATAACCCTACGACTGCCCCTGGAGGAGACGCATGATTAA